CCCAGCTTCACGCCGGCTTTGTCGCGCGCTTCAGCGAAGGCAGAGCTCAGCGTGTCCAGAACCAACGGCTGGCCCGCCTTTGCCCGGCCCGAAGCTTGTGCATGGTGCACCAGGTGTTGTGACAGAACGCGGTCGCGGCATTGCTTTATTACGGTAGACAGATCCAGTCCTACTGACTCGAGGCGAAGCGCGGTGCTGATCCGCAGCCTGGCCCCGGTCTTGGACTGAACGACATGCAGGAAGCCGTCGTGCACGTCCTTGAAAAGCATTGATGCAATATCGTCACGCCGCTGGCCGGTGAGCACCGCCAGCTCCATTGCCCTGCGAAGCCACGGTTTCGTGGCTTCCTCGTAGATCGCCTTCCACAGTTCCAGCGTCAGCCGTTCGCGCTTGATGTTCACCCGCGCCGCCTTGGTCACCTCGACCGGGTTGGCGTCTGCCCACCCCCGCGCCTGCGCCTCGGCGAACACGTCTCGCAACAGCGAACGCATTGCCCTGGCCATCTGCGCCTTTCCCTCTTTGGCCATGCCCGTCAGGTAATCGGCCACATCCATCGTTGTGATGTCCTTAATCCCCTTCGAGCCGAAGACTGCCGTCAGGCGGTTTAGCCGCATACCCACGTTTTTATTGCTGCTTGCCGACAGCTTCCGCTCGGCGAACAGCTCGCGGTATTCGTCCAGCCATTCCGAGAACAATTTGCCAGGCGCTGGCGCCGGAGTGCTGATGCGCTCAGCCAGCGTTGGTTTGATGGCGTCTGCGTGGTTGGCGGCGACGGCCTCTCGTATGGCCGCCTCCTTGTCCTTGCCCAGGCCGAATACGCGACCACTGATTGGGTCGCGGTAGGTGTAATAAGTGACGCCGTTGCGGGCGTCGGTCTTGCGGTAGAGATTGGGTGGGAGGTCCTTTGACCCGGTGTTACGCGGCCTGGGCGCCATGGCGGGCTCTCTCTATTCTGCTGATCAGGCTACCCCCTGTGATTCGGGCGGGCTGCTGCTCAGGGTCCTGATAATGTGCGTCCGATTCTACATAGTAGTTGCGGCCGTGCTTTACGGGTACAGGGTTGATTCGGCCCTCCCGTGCCCATTTGCGCAGGGTGTTGGGACTTGGTGGCGTTTTGAACTCGGCCGCCGCCCATTCATCTAGGGTGACTTTGCTCATGGATTCCTCCCGCCGGCAGTGGGCCGAGCTGTCTTGATGATGTGGATTGCCAGGCCGAAGGTGGTCAGCAGCCAGGTGCATGTGCCGGTGAAGGCGTAGATCAGTGCCTCGGTGGTGCCGGTGTACAGCAGGTCGAGTCCGAGCCAGCCGAACCAGCCGATGGTTCCTACCAGGTACAGCAAAGCGCCCAGCAGTATCAGGGTGAGTTTCATAGCGAACATGGGTTGTCCTTGCCGCGCTGGGCGGCAGAAGGTGGGCTGGGTTATTCGTCTTCGTAGTCAGGATCTTCATCATCGCCATGGCTGACGCTGATGGGCAGTTTGCCAAGGCGATCCATTGCCAGGACGAGCCCGATGCGCAAGCCCTTGGCCATATCTTTTGTCAGGGTGATGTCGACTGGATCATCGGTGCCCAGGGAAAGGGTCGTGCCTTCTTTGGAGTTGTCCGTAAGGATCTGCAGTTGATCGGTCTGCCGTTTATGCCAGGCAAGCAGCGCTTCGATCATTTCGCCGACATCCTGCGGTGCGCCTACTGAGCCCTCCAGCGCGCCTTTGACGAGTTTCTCCAGCTCCAATTTTTCATCTTTGGCGCGCTCGAGCTGGTCGTCGGCGGCGAACGGCCCGCCCACCATCGACCAGCTGCTGGCGAATACCTGGGCTTGTTCCATGATGGCTTTAACAGTTTTCTCAGACATGCGAATACCTCGCCCGCCGCTCACCGGCAGGCATGTAGGGGGATTGGGGTTAGGAGGTTGCTTTCAGGTAGCCGGTAATACGCTCGCGCCAGGTCAGGCGACGCGGCAGGTATTCGGTGTCATCGATCGCAACGACAACGTATGCACACCTGTCGAATGGCGCCTCACGCTGCTCCTTTAGCCAGCACGCTTCTTTGTTGGCATCCACCAGAGTGATCGACTGAAGTTCGTGCACTGTGAAGCCATTGCTGTGGACGTGCCAGCCATGGACGATGGCGATAAACCGGCTCATGGCCTCGGCCCCTTGTAGATGAAGACGTCGGCGAACCAGAGGGTGGCGATCATGGCTTTGCCTCCGCTCGCGATTTGTGCAGCTGCTGGATTCGGTAGTCTTCGGCGGTTCGGGAGCAGCCGCCACCCTGACAACCGTGCTCATGACAATCAGTCTTGTCGCAGATGGCGCGCATGCCGGTACCGCCGCAGTAGGAGCAGCTATCGCCGAAATGAGTCGGGCATGGATACACCTCGCCGGGCGCTCCATGCCGCTGAAGGCGAATCGGCAGC
This genomic stretch from Pseudomonas synxantha BG33R harbors:
- a CDS encoding excisionase, whose amino-acid sequence is MSKVTLDEWAAAEFKTPPSPNTLRKWAREGRINPVPVKHGRNYYVESDAHYQDPEQQPARITGGSLISRIERARHGAQAA
- a CDS encoding phage integrase Arm DNA-binding domain-containing protein yields the protein MAPRPRNTGSKDLPPNLYRKTDARNGVTYYTYRDPISGRVFGLGKDKEAAIREAVAANHADAIKPTLAERISTPAPAPGKLFSEWLDEYRELFAERKLSASSNKNVGMRLNRLTAVFGSKGIKDITTMDVADYLTGMAKEGKAQMARAMRSLLRDVFAEAQARGWADANPVEVTKAARVNIKRERLTLELWKAIYEEATKPWLRRAMELAVLTGQRRDDIASMLFKDVHDGFLHVVQSKTGARLRISTALRLESVGLDLSTVIKQCRDRVLSQHLVHHAQASGRAKAGQPLVLDTLSSAFAEARDKAGVKLGITFGRQPPSFHEQRSLAARLHELEGRDAQKLLGHRSATMTDLYRDSRGAEWIDVA